A segment of the Siphonobacter curvatus genome:
GAGGATCTGTTGGTCACTCACCATGGAAGCAATACCATTTCATTGTTGCTTGCTCAGGGCAATGGATCCTTCGCGGTTCCGGTGCAGTATGTAGTGCGGAATAGTCCTCGTTCCATCGCTTTGGAAGATTTCGATAAAGATGGTAGGAAAGATGTTATTGTCGCCAATTATGCGTCCTATGACGTGAATATCCTGTACAGTCGGTTCGAAGCTCCCACACCCGTTCGACTCCTTTCGTTTACTGCCACCCGGCAGTCGGAAACCGTTCGCTTAGATTGGGCTACTGCTAGTGAAAAGGATGCGGCTCTCTTCCTGGTCGAACGTAGCCGAGAGGGTAAGACGTTTGAAGCGATTGCAACGGTGAAAGCGGCCGGTAACCGTGGAAGTAGATACGTAGCTTATGATCACCTGCCCTTGAAAGGTCTAAATTATTACCGCCTCACGCAAGTGGATGAGGATGGTAAGAAAAACTCGTATCGTCCCGTATCGGTGCGAATGAGCGGAACAGATTTGATCTATCCCAACCCTTCTAACGGTGAGTATGTGGAAGTAGAAGCCCTTGTGGCGTCTGAGATTCAACTCACGACTTTGCAAGGACAACGTTTACTGTTTAGTACGGAATCGGTCGGTGAGCAGAGCCAGAGCTTACGAATCTATCCTAAGCAGGTGCTTAAGCCGGGCGTATATCTGCTACGGGTAGCCGGCGTCACGCATAAGTGGCTGGTTCAGTAAAGTAAAGTTTTAATTCGGAAAGGGCAGTATTTCATGCAGAGTACTGCCCTTTTGTATGTTCTGATTGAAGTCTTTCGAGCGTAAAGGTTTAATTTCCTAGCCTTTACCCGTAACTTGAGCCCGAATGCTCTAAACGATTTTAATCCTATGAATCTTTTTTCAGCCATGAAGAAGCCAAGTTTACGTCAATCCTTGATTGTACTAGGGGGATGGTGCTCCGTACTATTCTTGTCGTGTTCCAAACCATCAAGCGTTAAGCCCGAGGAAGTAATTCCGGCAACGTTTGCACTGCAAGACGTTCGCTACTTTAAAGCGGCTAGTAATGGGTTTGATACGGTGGCCGTGAAACTAAAAGGAATAACGGTTTCAAACCCAGGCGACCAGCTAATTACGCAACCGTTCACCGATACTTTCGATGAGTTGGTGAAGACATCAGCATTTGAAGTCACTAATCCCAATGCTCTTCCGAAGGAGGTGAACCTGAGTGAATTTTCCGTGCGAGTGCCGGAACGGTGGTACGCCAACGATTCGTATGGGTTATTTACTGAAGCGTTCCCCTTGCGGACTCAGGAGCAACAGAAACCGTACGGATCCTACCAGAAAGAAACATTAAACCTCAGCATTCCACCTAAATCGACTATTGTGGTTGATCGTCAGATTCAGGCGTATCATCTTACCTGTTCGTTCAGTGCGGTAGTGGTGAATGAAGCAACGGGCCAGCGTTACCCGGTCAGTGGAACCTGGAAAGGCATTTCTCACTATAATAATGCGTCCGTGAAGCTTACCCAGCACCCGTTAAGTAAGTAGTAGAAAGTAAGCATGTCGAACCGCTCCTGGCAATAGTGCCATTGGGAGGAATACTCAGGTTGTGAGATAAAGTAAGGCTTTCTCAACCTACGTTGAGAAAGCTCTTTAATCGTTTAATTCAAGTTGAAGGGTAACGAACAATTGAATGTAAATTTCTGTCGGTCATCTTCTTACAGAACTCCGTCAGTTGTTTTGTTCAAATCCCCCGAATGTCCAAACCAACTGACGGAGGAGGCTCCCAACCGCCGATAAAGAGCCCCAACCTGCTTAAAGAAATAAAAGCTGTCTGACGAGCCTTTATTAAACGAGATTATTCAAAGGTAAGGCCAATATGCATAGGATAATCAGGTATAATCTGTCCATAAAGTAGCCCCCATATTTCAGGTGTAGTATATTGAAAAATAGGTATTTATAGAGGAATATTATTAAAAAACAGGCCTACTCGTTTGTTCCAACTCTTCCGTATGTCTAACTGATGAAACGAAAAGGTATTTGCTTACGGCCTTTAGTTGTTGTTTTTTCCTATCTTCTAGAACAAGAGCAGTTTGCTAATCCGATGGACAATAGGAAAAATTTTTCAAAGTTTCAAAGGCAGAAACGAGTCCAGATTAACGATCACTCCAGCCACTAGCAATGTAAAGTTGAACCACCAGCCAGCCAAGCCCTGCCAGTAATGATAAAATTGCCATCCAGCGTTTACCGGGAAAGCGGGTTTTCATGTAGAGGAGCACGAGGCCGTAAACGATTAAGCCTATACTGCCGCAGACCAAAGCGTAGAGGCTTAACCACGAGGCAATGTGAATGCCTAAGCAGACGGTGACTACAGGGAATAGTAAGGCCAGCAGGAGTAGGGCATGATAAATAGTAAGTTTCATCCGTTTAGAGGGGTAACTGGGTTATTCAATCTCTTACTCAAAAGTCTTGCCAAGGGTACGGGGTAGTCATTGAAGGATGGGCAGGTTTCAATAATAGAAACGCGAAAAACCTAAGGGGTTTGTGCAAACACTAGATGATTCTTTTACCTCAATCAAGGAAGGAACATTCGCATCTAGTCGATTTACGGTTCTTTGGAATGACAGTAAAAGTTGCTCCTCCCAAGACTTCGTTCATTACGAAACTGACGAGCTAGGCGTTTGCCTGAGTTGTTGAAGTTGATTATCTTGTTAGCGAGTTGAATTCATACCCCTAATTCAAGGAAATACATTACAATTCCTAACCTTATGCTCGTCAAATGGATGAAAATGCTACTGATCGTTGGTCTAACAGTAGCGACTGTGAGTCTCATGATTCTCTATCTGGATATTACCTCGGCTGCTTTTAGTTTGGGAGTCAATTTCGCTCTTATGTTTTGGTTTACTCTGTTTGAATCGCAGCTTAAACCCAAACTCAACTCAACCTATTTTAATTCGCAGCCTTTTGAAAAGCAAGGCAAGTGGTATAAGAAGTTAGGTGTAGAGGGATACCGGACTATTTTAACCAAAATTGGATGGGAAAAGATGAGGCAACAGCAGACACCTATCAAAAAAGATCTTCGGGCATTTCAGGTCTATGAGCGAGCTTCCCGAGTAGCCGAAGTGGGGCATTTAGTTATTGGTGGAATCGTCCTGATCATTACTACTTATGTCATACTTATGTATTCAATCAAAGATGCGTTGTGGTTAATTCTATTTAACCTCGTTTTAAATATTTATCCTATTCTGCTGCAGCGGTATACGCGTCCAAGGCTTCAGCGAATGATTAAAAAATTTGAAGTCACGGAGCTTACTAGCGTCTAAAAGTATTAGTAGTTTCGCCTGTACAGAAAGATCCTTTTAAAGATAAAAATATTCCATTTAGAGTTGAAATTGAACCATTGATCGAAATGAATAGACTTTTGTATTCCTTCCATTATAGTTTTGTTTCATTGAAACAGTCAGAGAAGTGGCGGCTTTGAAGACAGGTTCATATTAAAGCCTACCCGTGAAGACGAGTAGGCTTTTTCATTATCGTATCTACAAGCTTTAGGTTCAACACCCGTAATAACCATCCATCCATTTATTCATTCTAAAGGGTAAGATTGAAATTTAGAGTTTAAAGGAAAATTTCTTGTTGAAAGTAATGGGTTAACACTGTTCTGCTACTCAATCAAAGCATTTGTCAATACCTTATTTACTCGAACTCCTCAGTGCTTTACAGGTCAACAAAGTCTTTAGCTGTTACATAATTATATTTTTTCATTATGGAAGATTTTGATGTACTTTTACTGGTCTTTCTAGCTCCATTTCTTTTGTATCTTCTCATTCAAAAATACCTAGATTGGAAAAATAAAATATGTAAGATGTGATGACAGCAGTGGAACAGACTAACCGTACAAGATTATAGAAGCATGTAGTGGTAAAAAGAGTAAATATTTACGAATAGCATTGCAGGTTAATGGATGTGTGGGGGGCGGGTATTAATTTCTTCAAGAATGGCTTGATAATCTTTCTGGGCTTCAAGTAACGCTCTTTGTAATTGCTCATAGTCGTGATTCAAAGAGCCAAGCAGTAGAATAGCATTTTCTAAAGTTTCTACCTTGTGTAAGGCGTAATAGGTTCTCTTCGTGTCTTCAGACTTATCTTCCAAAAGTAGTCTGAACGTTAAAAGTGAAGACGACTGGGTATTCGCTAAGGACACAAGGATGCGTTCTAGAAGTAGTGGTTCAATCATGACGGTGTAGGGTTATACACCGCAAGTTAAAGGGCTGGATAGACGCGGGCAAACCATTCGTCTAATAGCCTATTAGCGAAGGAAAGGTTATTAAGGATATATTGATAATTTGCACTTTTAAAACTTACAATGATTAGATATGAGCTGGGTTAACATCAGTCATGGTATCATTCCTACTGTGACGAAGAATGGGAGCCTGCTTCTGGAGTGAGTATTTCCACGTTAGATAATCCAGGTTGGCTGGTAAAAGTTGACTTGACAGGAACCTGCCTTCAAGTAACTCAGTTAGAATATCAATTAATTGATCACGGAGATAATGATTGGTATGGATACTCTATTGAAAATAATGTTTTCAAGGTTGTGGTGATGCATTTAAGCTTTCGGTCATTATAAACGTATTTCGGCAATTAGTATATAAAAAAGACAATAGCACTGCATAGCAAACTCAAGAATCCTAGAAGTCATTTAAGTGAATGCATAAGAGAACACTATAGGCGTTCGGGCGTGAAAAGGAACCTGTCAAACCCTCCCCGGTAGCTTGAGGTATCTGTCCCCCTCCGGGATGTTTCGTGTAAGACTCTTACATAATTTCCAATCCTTCCGGAGCAGGCATTTCTTTGATACCTTTCTGTTTAGAAATCCAGTCCCATAGCTGTGAGGTTAATTCTTCAAAACGTTTAACTTTTATCCACTCCAAGGGGCTTGGTCTACAGGCCGGATTGTAGGTTACTCGTTTAACAATCCCCTTATAGCGTATCGTTAAAATATGCGAAAAAAAAGCGAAGCCGCCACTGGAACAATCGAATTCTTCTGGAAAATGCATGAAGTCTGCTTCGCAAAAAGCTCGATAAAAGGCCTTCTTTTGAGCGAAAGATAAAGGGATATGCCGCACCGAATCACCTCTTACATAGTGTTTAGTATAGGTGCCCTTAGCGGAGTCATAAACATCTAAAGGTATAGTTTGATAAACAAATGAAAAATCAGCTGGCATTTGCTCATCGTACTTGCTTTGGCAGGCAGAGAAAAAAGTAGTGATCAGCAGAAGAACGGCTAGGGATAAACGAGGCATAGGATGAGGCTAGAGATTATAGCACCGAATCTACGCAAATCGGTCAAACCAACAGCGTATTAGATAGCTAACCCTAATTCGAAAAGCCGTAATCGGCTGATTATGAATGGTGTAATTTTCCTCCGGGCGGGGTGTTGAGGTTATTCATTAGGAAGAGCTTTTGCAATGGATTTATATAGCTAAGTGGCCATTCGCTTCGCTCTTTTGCAAAAGGTAATCCTGAGTTACCTTTAGATTCAGGGAGTCTAATTTTAGATTATCCGTCATCCAATGGATAGGTATTAAGTCAATTGGTATCAATCGCTTACTCGGAATGGGGGTAGGTTCGTAGGCACACTTTAAGGCGATTTGGGATTAATGGAGAGGTCAACTCAAAACTGAGTCGGCTAAATACCGGTGAAGGTGATAGTACAATATCTCCAAAAACGATACTTAGAATAGCAATCTCAGAAGATGTTGATTTTTGCAATTGCTTATTGATCATAAACATGGTTAAAGAAGATTCCATCAAAACGTACTATTTCCGTATTAACAGATGTATTGACTACATCAAAGCTCATCTGGACCAGCCACTTACGCTAGAGGACCTTGCTCACGAATCAAACTTCTCTAAGTATCACTTTCACCGGGTTTTCAGGCAAGTTACGGGCTATGCTCTCCATGATTTTATCAGAAACGCAAGAATCGAAAGGGCCTGCTTTTACTTAAAACATGATCCACTAAAGCCGATTAGTGAGATTGCCTACGCGTGCGGATTTACTAATGCGGTATCCTTTTCTAGAAGCTTTAAGCAAGTGCATCACCTCAGTGCAAGCGAATGGCGGTTAGAACAAGCAAATAGCAAGATCGGTATAGTGGATAGCAAGATCAGTGAAGACCAGGGATTCATCCAAGGCTACCTTGCATCGAAACTAAATCGCAGGACTTCTTCTATGATCTCTCCCAATCTACCTCTGCAGGTTAAGCTGAAACAAATGCAGAGCTTCAAAGTAGCCTTTATCCGTAACCTAAACATTCATCAGCACGACAGTGAAACGTTTGAAAAGATGTTTGACACCCTGTTTGCCTGGGCTGGGCCCCGAGGCCTGATCCACTTTCCTCAAACGAAAGCACTGACGATATTCCGTAGTAATCCGAATCCTTCCGGAATGATACAAGCTGATGTGGCCCTGTCTGTACCCGAGGAGGTAGCTGGCGATGGCATCATTGGTACTGCCGAGATCACCGGCGGTCTATTTGCAGTGGTTTACAAAGAGGGCACCATGGAGGAATGCCAAGAAAGCTGGCAATATTTCTTCAGTCAGTGGCTGCCAGCGAATGGGTACCGGCCGGATCATCGCAATTTTTATATGAGCCATTTAAATGACCATAAAATGCATCCTCTCAGGCATTATATCTACGAAATGTACGTGCCTGTAATGCCATTGTAAGATAAAAAGCCCCATACAAGGGGCTTTTTATTAAAGGCGTTGGAGACGTAGCAACCGGCCTGCGTTGGAGCCTTTACCTATCCTGCTCAAACGCTAGTTTGAAGTCCTCTTATCTTACAAATTAACAGACTACGATACAACTAATGAAAATGGAAAGGGGTCTTAGCTAAAAACTACTCGAGCTATGAAGCACTTCTTAGGCCTAGTAATCATTCTAAGTATTCTTTCTGCGTGCCGGAAGGAATCACTTGACTCTAAAACTTCACGTTGTCAAAATGCTGCCTATCCGTATGAGCGGACATCGGAGGTGCATCTGGTATCAGCTACTGTTCGAGCAGCAGTAATGAACAACCAGCCCATCAATGAGTACTGGATTTATCCAAGCGATAGTAGGCAAGTAGGTCCATTAACCCCCTGCAACCTGCCCATAGAATTCCAAAAAGATAGCTTGAAAGTTAAAATTAGCGGCTACATGCTAAGCTTTCCAGGAATGGAATATATGGACTTAACAGCTTTCCCTTTTGAAGTAACAGAGATTCAGCTAGCAAAATAGGAAACCTGGAGCGTATTAAACAGCCATTGGTTAAAGGTGAAATGTCTGCACTCGCATGCAAGCACCTACCCGAAACCCGGTATTTCTCCATCTTTCCGATCAAGACCTCTTTGTAGAGGACTAATATATAGTAGCTAGCTAAATTGGATAGATGTAAGGCTTTTCAGTATCAGTTTGGCAATGGAGCTGGCGGGGGCGGTGGTAGGGGTACATAGCTTCCAAAATGGATTTTTTTAGAAGTGGGTTTCAACTCTAACGTGTCAAAGAGTGGTGTTAAGCTGTAAGCTAAAGCCACAATGCTTGGCGAAGCTACGTTAGAATAACCGCCGGCCTTGTGTACAGTGCGGTTTGCTTGGTGTATCCAAAGATTGTAGGTAAAAGCATCAGCAACTATTCCTGTTGAGGCACTATCCGCTTCATAATGATAAAGGGAGTCGATAGCGATGTTTAATTTATGAATGACACTTGAGTCAACTTGCCCCTGAAAATAATTAGTTTCAATATCACGATGTTTCCAAAATAGCACTGTTCCATCCTTTGCAATTTTAAAAGAATAGTTACGTGGAAGGTATTCACCTACAAAGCTACCCTCAAGTGTATCAAAAGCAGGCTGGTACGTGTTTACTTTAGGCCCAGGACTACAGGCAGACACAAGCCAGGCAAGCAGTAAGCATCGTTTCATAGCGGTGAGGCTGTAAGCAGCCAATATAGCAAAGAAAGCTTACCCGGGACAGCGAGTAGGCTTCTTCATTAGTTGTGTAGGAGTTATTTTTGAGCTAAACCACCGAGTTGCTTTTTAATCCAATCAATGTCTGCTTTTAAGGAAGCTGTCTCACTCTTTAACGTACTTTTTTGGAATTCAAGTGTAGCGTTCTGATTGCTTAAGGAAGCATTCTCCTGTTGAAGCTCTTTGACGGCGACTTCCAGCTTTTCCACCTTCTCAATGAGTGCTTTGATGGCAATTAGGTTGACGCCATCAAAATCCGCTTGATTAATCGACTTATCTTCTCCGATAGTCCCTAACTCGTCTTTACCAAAAGCCGCGTAGAAATCCTGAGCCATAGGACCGTAATGACGGTACTGTTTTACATCTTGACCTTTGTAGTTCCAAGTACCGAGTCGCATGTTGCTGATTTTTTTCAGAAAGGCAGCTCCGTCAGCTGAGCGAAAATTTTCTTTACGCGTGGAGTCAGAGATAACAGACCACGCATTGCCCGAGCTATTCAGTTTCACGCCAACCGCTGAAGCCTGAGGATCATTCGACGTGTAAAGCATATACCCATTGCCGAATCGCATGGTCAACTGATTGGTAGCAGTGCTATTAAACACATAACCTCCGTAGTCGCCGATAATCATAGATCCTTGGTAGGAGTTGGTTGAAACATTGTTGCCGATCGCTGTAGAATTGCTGCCACTAGCGGTAACACGAAATCCAATAGCGAAAGTATTGGCCTTGCTGGCCAGGGCATTATAACCAATACCGAAAGAGCGGATACCTACCTGGGCATTATCCCATTGATTACCATCAATGCTACCCACCCGAAAGGCCGCTTTATCTGCAAACCAGAGGAGTTTTTCGCCCGCACTGATGACATCCGCTCCGAACAGCACGTCTCTATTACCGGCAACGTTGAAGAATGCTTTCGGCGTGGAAGTACCAATACCTATTTGAGCATGTGCAGAAAAGCAGTAGACCCCAAGGCCTAGGGAAAGTAAAACGTGTTTCATAGAAGTTAGTAGAAGTAAGTAATGAGGTAAATGTTTGCCTAAACTACATAAAACCAATGACTTATACGCTTTGATTGTTTGATGGTGAAAATATTTCTTGAATTATTTGTGGGAATATTCCACGAGTCCTACGCCTTTGAACCATGCAAACATTTACAAGTATCGAGGAGGCGTTTAAAGGGTAGCTTGCTCATATCGATCCCTCATTACCAACTGATGTCAAGAAAAGCAAGTTTACAAATGCCTGGAGGGACTATACACACAACAAAGGAACCTCAGATAAGAGAATGCTCGAAATCCTTCATGAATATGAGAAAGTCGAGGTTAAGACTGTTGTCAAATTCACTCCTAACTAAGGAGTCTATTTTTACCCTTTTTTGTTAAGATTCTCTACAAATCAAATCTTAAATCACTGACCATCAGGTACAACAAATTTCATTTCACCCCTCGGCACCAAAAGAGCTTCTGCTACTAACGACAACGGAGTTTCCTGAACGCCTGCAAGAGACCGTTGATTATTACTGGTGTGCGTTTAATACCGGGTTAGCCTACGTAGGCATAAAGCTTTTGAATAAATCCAGCGTAGTTGAGGTAGGGTATAAACTGTACTTGCAAGGGGCACGTGAGAAAACAGATACGAAGTATTTCGTTCCACATACGGATGCAGAATGAGTTTCTACGTTCGGATGAGACCACAGCCGCCATGTTGGACCATAAATCAACTAAAGAGCTTAAAAACTAGCTGCCGAAATCATCTTCCAGAATGCGAAGACCACACGAGAAGATTATGACTCCAACGTCTCTGTACATAAACGTCGAAGACGATGGAAGACAGCACGTAGCCGAGTATCATCGAATCGGATCGAGACCATCTGCCGGCACATTGAAGACCCCATGACAGTCCATCACGTATAGATATTTCCGTTCTAAACAATCCATTTTTTTTCAACGCTTTCCTTCTTTCACTGCCCCGCCGTGATTTTAAATAATCGAACGACGTCTTCGCTGAACAGAGAGAGCGGCTAAAGGACCTCATCTGGATTGCCATCTACTAACCATTTTCAGCCTCTTAGGGCTTCTCTAGGAGGCTGATCTTTTTCAAACGTTAGAACTACTTAATGCGGTTTCTATTCCCCTTCATCAGCTTGAGGAGGAGGAACGCTACGATGTGGCTGTAGCATTCACGGCAATGGTTGAACTATTGAGCAAGCTTGCAAAAGAGCGTCACGACGTCGATGCCCAGGATTAGATGGCTTTGGGCAAACGGCAGCTTAAAAAAGATAGCTTTGAAACCATAAACCCGTCTAGTGTTGCTGAGCGGGTTTATGCGTTTTTAAGTGAGCTTAAAATTCACCAGATAAAGGTTCATGATCAGCTAGGGAAAAAGAAGGTGATCCATGTAACGAACAACTCCCAAAGCCTTGCAAAACGTTGGGAGTATTAATGGCCACTTCTCTCCTCATTCACCAGGTGAGAAGCGGGAATAATGATAAACAAATTATCTGATAATTAAAAAGTTAGCAATTCAGAAGTAGCTACGGATACTATGCTAGTAGAGCAGGCTAATAGTGCTGGCATGAAAGTAGTAGAGAAGTCTCCCATCCACTCGACTAGCCTATAATTATCCAATATCTATGAATACCCGTGACCAATCCACGCCTAAGGAAGCACTTCGACGGTTCATCTTTGAAAGTGCAAAAGACTACGCCATTCTCACTCTTGATTTAGACCGACGAGTTACCAGTTGGAGTACTGGTGCTGAAGCTTTATTGGGTTGGAAGGAAGAGGAAATTATCGGGCAGTTGGGCGATTTGTTCTTTGTGCCTGAAGACCGGGCTCAGGGGGCTCCTCAACAGGAAGCAGAAAAAGCCCTTACCGAAGGGCAGGCCGAAAATGAGCGTTGGCATCTGCGAAAGGATCAGTCCCGCTTTTATGGTTCAGGAATGACCACCCCATTACTAAACGAGCAAGGGCTAGTTATTGGGCTGACTAAAGTTATGCGTGATCTAACGGCTCAGAAACAGGCTGAGGATGCTCTTAAAGAAGCTCATGAGCGAATGATAGACATTCTCGAAAGTACAACGGATGCCTTTTACGCTTTGGATGCCCAGTTTCACTTTACGTACGTCAATGCAAAAGCAGCTCAGCTTTGGGGACGTGATCGTAATACACTCCTTGGTAAGCACTCCTGGACGGAATTTCCGAATGCGGTAGGGAGTGAATCGTATCGTAAGCACTATGAAGTACTGGAAACTGGTAAATCAGCTCAGTTTGAAACGATGTCGCCCTTAGTCGCTACCTGGATTGACGTCAACATATTCCTAAGTAAAGGCGGCGGTTTATCGGTCTTTTTTCGCGACATCACAGTCCGCAAGCAGGCTCAGCAGGCACTTCAGGAGGCTAATCGCCGCAAAGATGAATTTTTGGCCATGTTGGCTCATGAGCTTCGTAATCCCATGGCTACACTTCGAAATGGCTTGCAAATCTTATCGATGACGGACTCGACAAGCATCCAGACCAGGACGGTTGTCGAGCGAATGAGTCGACAAACCGATCATCTGGTACGCATGGTCGATGAGTTATTGGATGTCAGTCGCATCAGCCAAGGTAAGATCCACCTGCAGAAAGAACGCGTTAATCTGGTAGAACTGGTCCGCCAGGGCGTTGACTCCGTAAGCCATTTGTTTCAGGAAAAACACCAGACCCTCCAGGTCCGCTTACCTAACGAACCCATTGAAATTGAGGGGGATGCTACTAGACTTGTACAGGTAATCATAAATCTATTAAACAATGCCACCCGCTATACTCCTGAGCAAGGACAGATCGTGTTAACTCTGGAACATCAGGGAGGAGAGGTGGTCTTTCGGGTAGAGGATAATGGGATTGGTCTGGAACCGGATCAGCTCTCGGCTATCTTTGATTTATTCGTCCAGGTGGATAATTCACTAGCTCGGGCGAAAGGAGGACTAGGGATAGGCCTTACGCTGGTCAAGCGGCTGGTTGAAAAACACGGTGGCAAAGTGGAGGCCCAGAGCAAGGGCCTGGGCCAGGGGAGTACCTTCAGTGTGTACTTACCCACGTGGACCAGAGCCGGTGGCCTTCGCTCAGAGCAGGCTGGGGCAAAAACAGAACTCACTCGCCGCCGTATTCTACTCATCGATGATAATGCCGATGCTACTTACACGCTAGGTATGCTCTTAGAAATCAAAGGCTATGAGGTGCATACTATAAACAGTGGAATAGCGGGCTTACAAGTCGCCCAGAGTCTTAGTCCCGATGTAATCCTCTTAGATATTGGCATGCCGGACATGGATGGCTATGAGACCTGTCGGCAGATTCGTCAGCAACCCTGGGGACACGACCTGTTTATTGTTGCGGTATCGGGGTATGGACAAGACGAAGATAAGCAGAAGGCCGAGGAGGCAGGCTTTAACCGGCACTTAACCAAACCTGTGGACTTTGAAACGCTTTTGCAACTGCTGAATAGTCTTTAGAGTTACGGGACTGAACTGTGTAAAAGGTTATTCACTACTTGGCTAGATTTTACCAGCTCAGTGTTAATGATTTAAATGGTTAATGTCAAGGAGTCTTCTCAAAATTGAGGGCTCTGATAATGAGGCGGTTCACCTAAAGGTGAAGGCCCTCGACATCAGGTCAAAACTCTATCAAGCAAGCTCGGCAGTCGTCGGGCTTGTTTTGTTAGGGGAGCACTACGGAGATTTTCCGATAGGTGATTATCACAGGACGGACATTACCCAGAATATACGTACGATTGAGGCTGTAACCGACTTCCTACTATCTTTGCGTTAACCCTTTGTCCACTACTGACCTGTATGAAGTTTTTTTTCGCCGCTTTCCTTTCTGTAGCCCTTTGCTATGCTTTAAGTGCCTGCAGGTGGTGACAGCGGACAGCCGCAAACGTTTGTAAGCGACTTAGTGGTAGATGGTCAAGTACTGGCTAGTGTCGTGAACCGTGCAAACAAAACAATAGTCGCTTCGGTTAGGAAATAGTGTTTCATTGAGAAAGCCTGGTGACGTTATCAAATAAAGACTGAGGAAGCTTATGAGTGGGTGAAATGATTATTTCTTTAGGTTCAGGTGCTTGGCTGTGAACAATTAAAGGAAACAAAAGGAATAAGAATAGTAAAGCTTTACGCATAACGGTACAGATTTAAATACTGCAAATTAAAGGGCTGGATAGACGCCGGCAAACCGTTCATCTAATAGCCTATCAGCGGAGGTGCGGAAAGATTGTTAATGGCTTAGGGAATTTTTCAATAATTTAGAAAAATTACAAAGTGCTGATTAGTAAGGTGTTAAAAAGTTTACATCCTGATTTTGCAAAGTCTCTATAGCCATCAAGACAGCATTAACCTTTTACTAGAATTTTAGTATAATTCCTGCATTCTCGAATGACCTGCCTGTAACAACATCAAGACATTCCTAACACGTGCTTGGCCCTTTCCAGGTTGACGCTTTGCGACAGATCCCAATACCACCATTTATTAGGATTATTCTTTTCTAGCTCATAGCGACGCAAGTAAGCGACTTGGAATAGATGGAGCATCAATAGATAAGACTTCAATAGTTCGCCTCTGGG
Coding sequences within it:
- a CDS encoding glycosyl-4,4'-diaponeurosporenoate acyltransferase CrtO family protein, which gives rise to MLVKWMKMLLIVGLTVATVSLMILYLDITSAAFSLGVNFALMFWFTLFESQLKPKLNSTYFNSQPFEKQGKWYKKLGVEGYRTILTKIGWEKMRQQQTPIKKDLRAFQVYERASRVAEVGHLVIGGIVLIITTYVILMYSIKDALWLILFNLVLNIYPILLQRYTRPRLQRMIKKFEVTELTSV
- a CDS encoding AraC family transcriptional regulator — encoded protein: MVKEDSIKTYYFRINRCIDYIKAHLDQPLTLEDLAHESNFSKYHFHRVFRQVTGYALHDFIRNARIERACFYLKHDPLKPISEIAYACGFTNAVSFSRSFKQVHHLSASEWRLEQANSKIGIVDSKISEDQGFIQGYLASKLNRRTSSMISPNLPLQVKLKQMQSFKVAFIRNLNIHQHDSETFEKMFDTLFAWAGPRGLIHFPQTKALTIFRSNPNPSGMIQADVALSVPEEVAGDGIIGTAEITGGLFAVVYKEGTMEECQESWQYFFSQWLPANGYRPDHRNFYMSHLNDHKMHPLRHYIYEMYVPVMPL
- a CDS encoding tail fiber domain-containing protein, which codes for MKHVLLSLGLGVYCFSAHAQIGIGTSTPKAFFNVAGNRDVLFGADVISAGEKLLWFADKAAFRVGSIDGNQWDNAQVGIRSFGIGYNALASKANTFAIGFRVTASGSNSTAIGNNVSTNSYQGSMIIGDYGGYVFNSTATNQLTMRFGNGYMLYTSNDPQASAVGVKLNSSGNAWSVISDSTRKENFRSADGAAFLKKISNMRLGTWNYKGQDVKQYRHYGPMAQDFYAAFGKDELGTIGEDKSINQADFDGVNLIAIKALIEKVEKLEVAVKELQQENASLSNQNATLEFQKSTLKSETASLKADIDWIKKQLGGLAQK
- a CDS encoding PAS domain-containing hybrid sensor histidine kinase/response regulator, yielding MNTRDQSTPKEALRRFIFESAKDYAILTLDLDRRVTSWSTGAEALLGWKEEEIIGQLGDLFFVPEDRAQGAPQQEAEKALTEGQAENERWHLRKDQSRFYGSGMTTPLLNEQGLVIGLTKVMRDLTAQKQAEDALKEAHERMIDILESTTDAFYALDAQFHFTYVNAKAAQLWGRDRNTLLGKHSWTEFPNAVGSESYRKHYEVLETGKSAQFETMSPLVATWIDVNIFLSKGGGLSVFFRDITVRKQAQQALQEANRRKDEFLAMLAHELRNPMATLRNGLQILSMTDSTSIQTRTVVERMSRQTDHLVRMVDELLDVSRISQGKIHLQKERVNLVELVRQGVDSVSHLFQEKHQTLQVRLPNEPIEIEGDATRLVQVIINLLNNATRYTPEQGQIVLTLEHQGGEVVFRVEDNGIGLEPDQLSAIFDLFVQVDNSLARAKGGLGIGLTLVKRLVEKHGGKVEAQSKGLGQGSTFSVYLPTWTRAGGLRSEQAGAKTELTRRRILLIDDNADATYTLGMLLEIKGYEVHTINSGIAGLQVAQSLSPDVILLDIGMPDMDGYETCRQIRQQPWGHDLFIVAVSGYGQDEDKQKAEEAGFNRHLTKPVDFETLLQLLNSL